CAATACAATTTCAATAGTATCCctgtatttttaattcactTACGACTTCACTTACGCCTGCACTCTTACTTTTGCTTCACTGTGTGAAATGGATTTGTCAAATTATATCATGGCTCCCCCTGCGGTAAGTGCTACTAGTGCCTCTGCTGCTTCAAACAGTATTATCAATCACTCTACATTGACCAATGCCAACAACACCTCGATGAATTCCTCTTCAACTCCAACAACTAGCAATAACACGTCTCCGTTACACTTGTCTTCCATTTTGCACACCTTATCATTAGACGACCCAACCCCCATTTCAAACACAAATAGCCACAGCATCAACagtaacaacaacaacaacaacaacaacactACTAATACGCACAACAATGCCACTACCACCTCTATCAATAAGTACATCTTGAAAATATACAACGTCCCCTTGGACATCACTTTAAGACAAGCTTATTCTCTATTTGCCTTGGCTCAAGACATCATTATCGAGAATATTCAACTGAAACCCTTGTCTGCTCCTTCTCCATCGTCTATTTCAAATACTACAAGCACTTCCGGTGTCTTATCCTCCTCTGCAAATACCTCTTCTTCGGCATCTTCTATCACAAGCACTAcatctaataaaattaatggtaataatattaataaaaatagtttaGACGCTAGTCACGTGTATCAACAACCTCATCACCATGCTAATACTGTAGATACAAAAGTGGAATTCTCGGGTTCGGAGTTATCTCAATTGATCGTGGTTGATATAATAGGCTCGTTGGATATGATCAagttttattcaaatattttaaacatgAACAGGTCCACTCTTTTTGGGCCTTCTACTCCAACTTGTGTTTCTTCTCAAATTAACATTGAAATCAATGATGAATTCAACAATAAACTTGTCGATTATTCCAATAATATTCCTTCAATGATAAAAGATCAAAActtaaatttaaacttgaatttaaatttaaatttaaacgATCATACTTTGGAAAAATCAAACACAAATATCAACAGCGCTGTTAGTGCTATAGATAATTTGTCCAATGATTTGTCAaacaatttgaatttacCACCTTATATCAACAACTTCCAATTATCACCTTCCCAAAGATCTTCCATTCATCAACATTCAAACAGATTTTCGTTTACTGATCCgtttaataacaaaaataataactctaataataattcaaatattcattcaaataacaattcttcatcaacatcaaattctaataataacatctctaatattaataataacaataacaataataacattcaTTTCACTCCgcaaaaaattttattaaatacttCTATACCCGCCCATACACAATCCCAACCAGATTTGATTAGCAATAGCTTAACTACCCCAACTCTACCCGGCAAGAACAATACCAACACGGCTACTACACCTGCAAATGATTTCATTTGGAATCCAAAGACTCCAGTTATCAATACAAACTCAAATTcttatttgaattcttcTATTTCTCAAGAACATTTGTTATtgaacaacaacaataacaataacaacaatGCAATGAACgattattcaatttctcAAAATTCAACTCCTCAGAAATTAGtcaattcttcttcttccaaTAACTCTTCCATTTCAAATATGATAAACCCTACTCTAAgtacaaattcaaattcaaatagaaattataattataactatagttataattatttttcaaatcaatcTAATAACAACAGTAATAGCAACAATAGTAATCCTGCTCCAAATAATAGTGGAAATATTATGAATAGTATTCCAAATGGTAATGTTTATATACATCAGCATTTACCTATCCCTCCACCTCCATTATCTCAGCAGCAACCTTCTAaccatcatcatcaaatttACACTAAtcagaataataataattcttcatctgtAATATCACAAgctgatttattattattatctaaaatCCCACCTCCTTCTAATCCTGCAGATCAGAATCCTCCTTGTAATACTCTTTATGTGGGTAATTTACCTTTAGATGCTACAGAAATGGAATTGAgacaattattttcaaaccAACCTGGATTTAAAAGGCTATCTTTCCGTAATAAGAATAGTTCAAGCGTATCTACTCCAACTTCTGCAAATCCAATgtcattatcatcaaactcaaataataacaataataataataataataatcatgGCCCAATGTGTTTTGTGgaatttgaagatatttCATATGCTACTAGAGCTTTAGCCGAATTATATGGTAGTCAATTACCAAGAAATTTagattataataataacccTACAAATggtatttcaaataattctaagAATGGTATTAGGTTAAGTTTCTCTAAAAATCCATTGGGTGTAAGAAGTAATAAGAgacataataataataatcaggctaataataatagcatgAATAATCTCAATGTAAGTATgaataatagtattatGAATAGTACTAATAGTAGTAATTTAACTTTaatcaattcaaatactaCCACCACTCCTACAACCGAACATCATACTTATAGTTATTTAACTGGCTACTCTCAAACTTAGGTCATTTGTTCATCACATTGCAAcagttatattttattgtcATTTTATTTGGGGCTTTACatcattcatttttttatctatttaTTGTCACATCAtcattttatcattttctaccTTCTTTTTTCATACAGACGCACACTCACACACAAAGttataagaatattattatatactaATTTGCTTAAAAACTATTGTAAAAATTGCAgacatttattttttccacatttcctttttaacttcattttttattattctattGTATTTCCGTaattaatcttttatttatttatcaagttttttttattcctaT
The window above is part of the Henningerozyma blattae CBS 6284 chromosome 2, complete genome genome. Proteins encoded here:
- the TBLA0B09815 gene encoding uncharacterized protein (similar to Saccharomyces cerevisiae WHI4 (YDL224C) and WHI3 (YNL197C); ancestral locus Anc_2.52), which codes for MDLSNYIMAPPAVSATSASAASNSIINHSTLTNANNTSMNSSSTPTTSNNTSPLHLSSILHTLSLDDPTPISNTNSHSINSNNNNNNNNTTNTHNNATTTSINKYILKIYNVPLDITLRQAYSLFALAQDIIIENIQLKPLSAPSPSSISNTTSTSGVLSSSANTSSSASSITSTTSNKINGNNINKNSLDASHVYQQPHHHANTVDTKVEFSGSELSQLIVVDIIGSLDMIKFYSNILNMNRSTLFGPSTPTCVSSQINIEINDEFNNKLVDYSNNIPSMIKDQNLNLNLNLNLNLNDHTLEKSNTNINSAVSAIDNLSNDLSNNLNLPPYINNFQLSPSQRSSIHQHSNRFSFTDPFNNKNNNSNNNSNIHSNNNSSSTSNSNNNISNINNNNNNNNIHFTPQKILLNTSIPAHTQSQPDLISNSLTTPTLPGKNNTNTATTPANDFIWNPKTPVINTNSNSYLNSSISQEHLLLNNNNNNNNNAMNDYSISQNSTPQKLVNSSSSNNSSISNMINPTLSTNSNSNRNYNYNYSYNYFSNQSNNNSNSNNSNPAPNNSGNIMNSIPNGNVYIHQHLPIPPPPLSQQQPSNHHHQIYTNQNNNNSSSVISQADLLLLSKIPPPSNPADQNPPCNTLYVGNLPLDATEMELRQLFSNQPGFKRLSFRNKNSSSVSTPTSANPMSLSSNSNNNNNNNNNNHGPMCFVEFEDISYATRALAELYGSQLPRNLDYNNNPTNGISNNSKNGIRLSFSKNPLGVRSNKRHNNNNQANNNSMNNLNVSMNNSIMNSTNSSNLTLINSNTTTTPTTEHHTYSYLTGYSQT